From one Pseudoliparis swirei isolate HS2019 ecotype Mariana Trench chromosome 5, NWPU_hadal_v1, whole genome shotgun sequence genomic stretch:
- the LOC130194419 gene encoding transmembrane protein 125 has product MPELENVAPLRSPWGSEPADPRRIQHSILEEHVELWWFRDPGKSLLCYCVAVLLILGCGLGGVGLLSTTTSVSSEWRLGVGTTLCLLALGVLLKQLLSSAVQDMNCVRSRRQINVLKSGGLSDLLVVLITGLSLVICGGVLLRLALANHMPKPGQALNDMYISGVVLLAGGGAAVAGVGIYSVVVVLLERTRHGRRLMDRVLSIFTVSGHMDRQARRETNSSLANLI; this is encoded by the coding sequence ATGCCCGAACTGGAAAACGTCGCTCCCTTGAGGAGTCCTTGGGGCTCCGAGCCGGCGGACCCGCGACGCATTCAGCACAGCATCCTGGAGGAACACGTGGAGCTGTGGTGGTTCAGAGATCCCGGGAAGTCTCTGCTCTGCTACTGCGTGGCCGTGCTCCTGATCCTGGGCTGCGGACTGGGCGGGGTCGGCCttctctccaccaccaccagcgtCTCGAGCGAATGGCGGCTGGGCGTAGGGACCACCCTCTGCCTGCTGGCCTTGGGGGTCCTGCTCAAACAACTGCTCAGCTCGGCCGTGCAGGACATGAATTGCGTTCGCAGCCGGCGGCAGATCAACGTGTTGAAAAGCGGCGGTTTATCCGACCTGCTCGTGGTTTTGATCACGGGGTTGTCGCTGGTGATTTGCGGAGGGGTTCTGCTCCGCCTGGCGCTGGCCAACCACATGCCGAAGCCCGGCCAAGCCCTCAATGACATGTATATTTCTGGAGTGGTTTTGCTCGCCGGAGGCGGGGCCGCGGTCGCGGGTGTCGGGATATACTCCGTCGTGGTCGTCCTGCTCGAGAGGACGAGGCACGGGCGAAGGTTGATGGACCGGGTTTTGAGCATCTTCACCGTTTCTGGACACATGGACCGGCAGGCTCGCCGAGAGACGAACTCCAGCCTGGCTAATCTCATATGA